One genomic segment of Mycolicibacterium chubuense NBB4 includes these proteins:
- the dmpG gene encoding 4-hydroxy-2-oxovalerate aldolase — protein sequence MNSEKRSGSRIDRADDIYFNPMWDIRMTDTSLRDGSHHKRHQFTTDEVGAIVAALDAAGVPVIEVTHGDGLGGSSFNYGFSKTPEQELIKLAAETATESKIAFLMLPGVGTKEDIKEAQNNGGSICRIATHCTEADVSIQHFGLARELGLETVGFLMMSHTISPDKLAAQARIMADAGCQCVYVVDSAGALVLEGVRDRVAALVAELGDDAQVGFHGHENLGLGVANSIEAVRAGAKQIDGSCRRFGAGAGNAPVEALIGVFDKIGVKTGIDFFDIADAAEEVVAPAMPAECLLDRNALIMGYSGVYSSFLKHAIRQSERYGVPAHKLLHRAGQRKLIGGQEDQLIDIALEIKREMDAAT from the coding sequence ATGAACAGCGAGAAGCGCAGCGGATCGCGCATCGACCGGGCCGACGACATCTACTTCAACCCGATGTGGGACATCCGGATGACCGACACGTCGCTGCGCGACGGGTCGCACCACAAACGCCACCAGTTCACCACAGACGAGGTGGGTGCCATCGTCGCGGCGCTGGACGCCGCCGGGGTGCCGGTCATCGAGGTCACCCACGGCGACGGGCTGGGCGGGTCGAGCTTTAACTACGGGTTCTCCAAGACCCCGGAGCAGGAGCTGATCAAGCTGGCCGCCGAGACCGCCACCGAATCCAAGATCGCGTTCCTGATGCTGCCGGGTGTGGGCACCAAGGAGGACATCAAGGAGGCGCAGAACAACGGCGGGTCGATCTGCCGCATCGCCACGCATTGCACCGAGGCCGACGTGTCGATCCAGCACTTCGGGCTGGCCCGCGAACTCGGCCTGGAAACCGTCGGGTTCCTGATGATGAGCCACACCATCTCCCCGGACAAGCTGGCCGCCCAGGCCCGGATCATGGCCGATGCGGGCTGTCAGTGCGTGTACGTGGTGGACTCCGCAGGGGCGTTGGTGCTCGAAGGCGTGCGCGACCGGGTCGCGGCGCTGGTGGCCGAACTGGGCGATGACGCGCAGGTGGGCTTCCACGGCCACGAGAACCTCGGGCTCGGGGTGGCCAACTCCATCGAGGCGGTGCGTGCCGGGGCCAAACAGATCGACGGCTCCTGCCGCCGCTTCGGCGCCGGGGCGGGCAACGCGCCGGTCGAGGCGCTGATCGGGGTGTTCGACAAGATCGGGGTCAAGACCGGCATCGACTTCTTCGACATCGCCGACGCCGCCGAAGAGGTCGTCGCCCCCGCCATGCCCGCCGAATGCCTACTGGACCGCAACGCGCTGATCATGGGCTACTCCGGCGTCTACTCCAGCTTCCTCAAACACGCCATCCGCCAGTCCGAACGCTACGGCGTGCCGGCGCACAAGCTGCTCCACCGCGCCGGCCAGCGCAAGCTCATCGGCGGCCAGGAAGACCAACTCATCGACATCGCCCTGGAAATCAAACGCGAAATGGACGCCGCGACCTAG
- a CDS encoding acetaldehyde dehydrogenase (acetylating), translated as MADKLSVAIVGSGNISTDLLYKLLRSEWLEPRWMIGIDPESEGLARARKLGLETSHEGVDWLLAQSERPDMVFEATSAYVHRDAAPRYAEAGIRAIDLTPAAVGPGVIPPANLREHLDAPNVNMVTCGGQATIPIVHAVSRVVEVPYGEIVASVSSASAGPGTRANIDEFTKTTSAGVQNIGGARRGKAIIILNPADPPMIMRDTIFCAIPEDADREAIAASIRDVVAEVQTYVPGYRLLNEPQFDDPSINSGGQALVTTFIEVEGAGDYLPPYAGNLDIMTAAATKVGEEIAKERASAGTGAQA; from the coding sequence GTGGCTGACAAACTGTCTGTGGCGATCGTGGGGTCGGGCAACATCAGCACCGATCTGCTGTACAAGCTTCTGCGCTCGGAGTGGCTGGAGCCGCGCTGGATGATCGGCATCGATCCCGAGAGTGAGGGGTTGGCGCGGGCGCGCAAGCTCGGCCTGGAGACCAGTCATGAGGGTGTGGACTGGCTGCTCGCCCAGTCTGAGAGGCCGGACATGGTGTTCGAGGCGACCAGCGCCTACGTGCACCGTGACGCTGCGCCGCGCTATGCCGAGGCCGGCATCCGCGCCATCGACCTGACCCCGGCTGCGGTCGGTCCGGGGGTGATCCCGCCGGCGAATCTGCGCGAGCATCTCGATGCGCCGAACGTCAACATGGTGACCTGCGGGGGTCAGGCGACCATCCCGATCGTGCATGCGGTGAGTCGGGTCGTGGAGGTGCCCTACGGCGAGATCGTGGCGTCGGTGTCCTCGGCGTCGGCGGGGCCGGGAACGCGGGCCAACATCGATGAGTTCACCAAGACCACCAGCGCGGGTGTGCAGAACATCGGTGGCGCCCGGCGGGGCAAGGCGATCATCATCTTGAACCCGGCCGACCCGCCGATGATCATGCGCGACACCATCTTCTGTGCGATCCCCGAAGACGCTGACCGCGAGGCGATCGCCGCCTCGATCCGCGACGTGGTGGCCGAGGTGCAGACCTACGTGCCCGGCTACCGGCTGCTCAACGAACCGCAGTTCGACGACCCGTCGATCAACTCGGGCGGCCAGGCGTTGGTCACGACGTTCATCGAAGTGGAGGGTGCGGGTGACTATCTGCCGCCCTACGCTGGAAATCTGGACATCATGACCGCCGCGGCCACCAAGGTCGGCGAAGAGATCGCCAAGGAGCGGGCGTCGGCGGGAACGGGAGCGCAGGCATGA
- a CDS encoding 2-keto-4-pentenoate hydratase → MLPDEVREKLAADLAQAERSREPISPLTDGHPDIDVVDAYEIQLINIRQRVAEGARVIGHKVGLSSEAMQKMMNVDEPDYGHLLDEMEVFEDRPVKSANYLYPRVEVEVGFILSDDLPGAGCTEDDVLAATAAFAPAIELIDTRITNWQIKLCDTIADNASSAGWVLGEARVSPKDVDIRAIDAVLTNNGEVVAEGRSDAVLGNPVTAVAWLARKVESFGVRLRAGDIVLPGSCTRAIDAPAGSRFVADFSGLGSVRLDFE, encoded by the coding sequence ATGCTGCCCGACGAGGTGCGCGAGAAGCTCGCCGCCGACCTGGCTCAGGCCGAGCGCAGTCGCGAACCGATCTCCCCGTTGACCGATGGTCACCCGGACATCGATGTGGTGGATGCCTACGAGATTCAGTTGATCAATATCCGCCAGCGAGTCGCCGAGGGTGCCCGGGTGATCGGGCACAAGGTGGGTCTGTCGTCGGAGGCGATGCAGAAGATGATGAACGTCGACGAGCCCGACTACGGGCATCTGCTCGACGAGATGGAGGTCTTCGAGGATCGTCCGGTGAAGTCGGCGAACTACCTGTACCCGCGGGTGGAGGTCGAGGTCGGTTTCATCCTGTCCGACGATCTGCCGGGGGCGGGGTGCACCGAGGACGACGTGCTGGCTGCGACGGCGGCGTTCGCCCCGGCGATCGAGCTGATCGACACCCGGATCACCAATTGGCAGATCAAGTTGTGCGACACGATCGCCGACAACGCGTCGTCGGCGGGCTGGGTGCTCGGTGAGGCGCGGGTCTCTCCGAAAGACGTGGATATCCGTGCCATCGATGCCGTGCTGACGAACAACGGTGAGGTCGTGGCCGAGGGACGCAGCGATGCGGTGCTGGGAAACCCGGTCACCGCGGTCGCGTGGCTGGCGCGCAAGGTCGAGAGTTTCGGGGTGCGGCTGCGGGCCGGCGACATCGTCCTGCCGGGGTCGTGCACCCGTGCGATAGATGCACCTGCGGGCAGCCGTTTCGTCGCCGACTTCAGCGGGTTAGGTTCAGTACGACTGGATTTCGAATAG
- the kstD gene encoding 3-oxosteroid 1-dehydrogenase yields the protein MTEQEYDVVVVGSGAAGMVAALTAAHQGLSTVVAEKAPHYGGSTARSGGGVWIPNNEVLERDGVSDTAEAARTYLHSIIGDVVPPEKIDTYLRRGPEMLSFVLKHSPLKLCWVPNYSDYYPETPGGKATGRSVEPKPFDAKKLGPDVDGLEPPYGKVPLNVVVMQQDYVRLNQLKRHPRGVLRSLKVGARTMWAQATGKNLVGMGRALIAPLRIGLQKAGVPVLLNTAMTDLYVEDGAVRGIYVVDAREPGAEPHLIRARRGVILGSGGFEHNEQMRVKYQRAPITTEWTVGAVANTGDGILAAEKLGAALDVMEDAWWGPTVPLVGAPWFALSERNSPGSIIVNMSGKRFMNESMPYVEACHHMYGGQYGQGPGPGENIPAWLVFDQQYRDRYIFAGLQPGQRIPKKWMESGVIVKADTLDELAAKTGLPADAFKATVERFNGFARSGVDEDFKRGESAYDRYYGDPTNKPNPNLGELSHAPFYAAKMVPGDLGTKGGVVTDVHGRAQRDDGSIIEGLYAAGNVSAPVMGHTYPGPGGTIGPAMTFGYLAALHLAGKE from the coding sequence ATGACGGAGCAGGAGTACGACGTCGTCGTGGTGGGGAGCGGCGCCGCCGGCATGGTCGCCGCGCTGACCGCCGCCCACCAGGGACTCTCGACAGTAGTCGCCGAGAAGGCGCCGCACTATGGCGGTTCCACGGCACGGTCGGGCGGTGGCGTGTGGATTCCGAACAACGAGGTGCTTGAGCGCGACGGCGTCAGCGACACCGCCGAGGCCGCCCGCACCTACCTGCACTCGATCATCGGTGACGTGGTGCCGCCCGAGAAGATCGACACCTATCTGCGGCGCGGCCCCGAGATGCTGTCGTTCGTGTTGAAGCACTCCCCGCTGAAGCTGTGCTGGGTGCCGAACTACTCCGACTACTACCCCGAGACGCCCGGCGGCAAGGCCACTGGCCGGTCGGTGGAGCCCAAGCCGTTCGACGCCAAAAAGCTCGGTCCCGACGTGGACGGCCTGGAACCGCCGTACGGCAAGGTTCCCCTCAACGTCGTGGTCATGCAGCAGGACTACGTGCGCCTCAACCAACTCAAGCGGCATCCTCGCGGCGTGTTGCGCAGCCTGAAGGTCGGAGCGCGCACGATGTGGGCGCAGGCCACGGGCAAGAATCTCGTCGGCATGGGCCGCGCGCTGATCGCGCCGCTGCGCATCGGCTTGCAGAAGGCCGGCGTCCCGGTGCTGCTCAACACGGCCATGACCGATCTCTACGTCGAGGACGGCGCGGTCCGCGGCATCTACGTTGTCGATGCACGGGAACCCGGCGCCGAGCCGCACCTGATCCGGGCACGCCGCGGGGTGATCCTGGGCAGCGGCGGGTTCGAGCACAACGAGCAGATGCGGGTGAAATACCAGCGCGCCCCGATCACCACCGAGTGGACCGTCGGTGCGGTGGCCAACACCGGCGACGGTATCCTGGCCGCCGAAAAGCTGGGCGCCGCTTTGGATGTCATGGAGGACGCCTGGTGGGGACCGACCGTGCCGCTGGTCGGCGCGCCATGGTTCGCGCTGTCGGAGCGCAACTCCCCCGGATCGATCATCGTCAACATGAGCGGCAAGCGCTTCATGAACGAATCGATGCCCTACGTCGAGGCCTGCCACCACATGTACGGCGGTCAATACGGTCAGGGCCCCGGGCCCGGCGAGAACATCCCGGCGTGGCTGGTCTTCGACCAGCAGTATCGCGACCGGTATATCTTCGCGGGACTGCAACCAGGACAACGCATTCCGAAGAAGTGGATGGAGTCGGGCGTCATCGTCAAGGCCGATACCCTCGATGAGCTGGCGGCGAAGACCGGCCTGCCCGCCGACGCCTTCAAGGCAACGGTCGAGCGGTTCAACGGGTTCGCCCGCTCGGGGGTCGATGAGGACTTCAAGCGCGGTGAGAGTGCCTACGACCGCTACTACGGCGATCCCACCAACAAGCCCAATCCCAATCTTGGCGAGCTCAGCCATGCGCCGTTCTATGCCGCGAAGATGGTCCCCGGTGATCTCGGCACCAAGGGCGGCGTCGTCACCGACGTGCACGGTCGGGCGCAGCGCGACGACGGTTCGATCATCGAGGGGCTCTACGCAGCGGGTAACGTGAGCGCGCCGGTGATGGGCCACACCTATCCGGGACCCGGAGGCACCATCGGTCCGGCGATGACGTTCGGTTACCTGGCGGCACTTCACCTGGCCGGTAAGGAGTAG
- a CDS encoding MaoC family dehydratase, with translation MPINLDEAIGAELDPVEFSWTNSDVQLYHLGLGAGSDPMDKRELRYLADDTPQVLPTFGNVAQSFHMTAPPTVKFPGIDIELSKVLHASEAVTVPGPIPPSGTGIAVTRFTEIWDKGKAAVIWSETEVKDPAGTLLWTQKRSIFARGEGGFGGDRGPSGSSSAPDRTPDLELSVPTSPQQALLYRMCGDRNPLHSDPDFAAAAGFPRPILHGLCTYGMTCKALVDNLLDGDVSALKSYGARMAGVVFPGETLRVSVWKNSDDAQAAFTAVVTAPDRDNAVALAGVEFTPA, from the coding sequence GTGCCCATCAATCTCGACGAAGCGATCGGTGCTGAGCTCGACCCGGTCGAGTTCTCCTGGACGAACAGCGATGTCCAGCTCTATCACCTCGGTCTCGGTGCGGGCAGCGACCCGATGGACAAGCGCGAGCTGCGCTACCTGGCCGATGACACCCCGCAGGTGTTGCCGACGTTCGGCAATGTGGCGCAGAGCTTCCACATGACCGCGCCGCCAACGGTGAAGTTCCCCGGAATCGACATCGAGTTGTCCAAGGTGCTGCACGCCAGCGAGGCCGTGACGGTGCCCGGCCCGATCCCGCCGTCGGGCACCGGGATCGCCGTCACCCGGTTCACCGAGATCTGGGACAAGGGCAAGGCCGCGGTGATCTGGTCCGAGACAGAGGTCAAAGACCCTGCGGGCACGCTGCTCTGGACGCAGAAGCGGTCGATCTTCGCCCGGGGCGAGGGCGGATTCGGCGGCGATCGCGGACCGTCGGGATCTTCGTCGGCGCCGGACCGAACGCCCGATCTCGAGCTGTCCGTGCCGACGTCACCGCAGCAGGCGCTGCTCTACCGGATGTGCGGTGACCGCAACCCGCTCCATTCGGACCCGGATTTCGCTGCGGCGGCAGGGTTTCCGCGCCCGATCCTGCACGGACTGTGCACCTATGGCATGACCTGCAAGGCGTTGGTGGACAACCTGCTCGACGGCGACGTCAGCGCGCTGAAGTCCTATGGCGCGCGGATGGCCGGCGTGGTGTTCCCCGGCGAGACGCTGCGCGTGAGCGTCTGGAAGAACTCCGATGATGCGCAGGCCGCCTTCACCGCGGTGGTCACCGCACCTGACCGGGACAACGCCGTCGCGCTGGCGGGCGTGGAGTTCACACCGGCCTGA
- a CDS encoding polysaccharide deacetylase family protein produces MQGQTVVSITFDDGRKSNIAAARMMTADGLAGTFFVNSMTIGTKGYLSQADLVEIARMGHEIGGHTMTHPDLGELTGDEVRRQICDDRENLLGWGFPIRSFAYPFASASTDAETAVRQCGYNSGRSLGELRTHRPPPNVDPMLSCQDCALAEVVPPADPMYTSAPAQVRSDWTASDLQQQVLDAMSVGGWIELTFHGLCPTDCNSLTTPQTEFGDFLAWLAGQQSAGKLLVRTVGDVIGGPVRPPIAGPIAPPAPPGANGVKNSGLEQLSDGSPVCWLQASFGRNRPEFSLSSDSHGGTTAGRLIMRDYVDGDAKLLQSTDLGHCAPSVSPGGTYTVSAWYKSTAPTSFSIQFRHGLGRWAYGLNSPTFPASTDYTLATWSLPTMPSDVTAVSFGLALAENGELIADDYSLVDDATASK; encoded by the coding sequence GTGCAGGGTCAGACAGTCGTCAGCATCACCTTCGACGATGGGCGCAAATCGAACATCGCTGCCGCTCGGATGATGACAGCCGACGGGCTTGCGGGCACATTTTTCGTGAACTCGATGACCATCGGCACGAAGGGCTATCTATCGCAGGCTGACCTCGTGGAAATCGCAAGGATGGGCCACGAGATCGGCGGCCACACCATGACGCACCCAGATCTCGGTGAGTTGACGGGTGACGAGGTCCGCCGACAGATCTGCGACGATCGGGAGAACCTCCTTGGCTGGGGCTTCCCCATCCGTAGCTTCGCCTATCCGTTCGCGTCGGCCAGCACCGACGCCGAAACGGCAGTCCGTCAGTGCGGTTACAACAGTGGTCGCAGTCTTGGAGAACTTCGCACTCACCGGCCGCCGCCGAACGTAGACCCCATGCTGTCTTGTCAAGACTGTGCCTTGGCAGAGGTGGTTCCGCCGGCCGATCCGATGTACACGAGCGCGCCCGCACAAGTCCGGAGTGACTGGACGGCATCCGATCTCCAACAGCAGGTTCTCGATGCGATGTCGGTCGGCGGCTGGATCGAGCTTACCTTCCATGGGTTGTGTCCTACGGACTGCAATTCGCTCACGACACCGCAGACTGAGTTCGGTGACTTCCTGGCCTGGTTGGCCGGGCAGCAGTCCGCCGGCAAACTCTTGGTTCGTACAGTGGGAGACGTGATCGGCGGTCCCGTTCGGCCTCCGATCGCGGGGCCGATTGCGCCACCTGCGCCGCCGGGCGCGAATGGCGTGAAAAACTCAGGACTGGAACAACTTTCTGACGGCAGCCCGGTGTGCTGGCTTCAAGCGAGTTTTGGTCGCAACCGGCCTGAATTCTCATTGTCGTCGGATAGTCATGGCGGAACGACCGCCGGTCGACTGATTATGCGTGATTACGTTGACGGTGACGCTAAACTCCTGCAGTCGACCGACCTCGGCCACTGCGCTCCAAGCGTTTCGCCGGGGGGGACTTACACGGTGTCGGCCTGGTACAAATCCACTGCACCTACATCATTTTCAATCCAATTCCGGCACGGGCTGGGGCGCTGGGCGTATGGGCTGAATAGCCCGACTTTTCCTGCGTCAACGGATTACACGTTGGCCACATGGTCCCTGCCGACGATGCCGTCGGATGTCACCGCCGTGAGCTTCGGATTGGCCCTGGCGGAGAACGGTGAGCTGATAGCTGACGACTACTCACTGGTCGACGACGCGACGGCTTCGAAATGA